DNA sequence from the Coccidioides posadasii str. Silveira chromosome 5, complete sequence genome:
CCAGCGTCACATCGTTGGGCAGAGTGTACTCGCAGGTATCAATCGACCCAATCTTGTCGGGACATGTCGATTTGAGTTGGCTTGTTAGGTCTGCAACACCAGCACAGGCACCAAGTGTATAGTAAGTGGGCCATGTGCAGTTGCCAGTTGGGCATGTGGGCATAATGGCGGAAATAGTTGCATTTTCGTTTAGAAAAAGGCCAGTATATATGGCTGATTTCATGGTTGGATCCGCAAGTCCACTGTTCTCATCTGACGGAAGAGTTATAATTAACGACCAGTACCACAAACTTCTTCTATGACCACGTTTTCCTATTCGGTGACTTATGTCACTAGATTTTTGCTCACCTGTATGTGCAGGACTGGAGACGACGGTATAATTTTGGACCCGTCGGATAGTCGCAGTTTCCGAGGAGGGAACCATTCTCAGGGGATAAGTCACGACCTGTTGAGTCATTGGGCCAAAGGCTATATTCCCGGAGATTATAATGAGAGCTCCTACTATGACCAAATGCCTGGAGAAAACAAGGATTAGCCAGTAGTTAATACAATGATTACTTTATGTATAACGAAGCGAGTATACCTAAAGAAATGGAAGTGGAAAAGTAGTTTGAAGCTGCCCTCCACTCCTCGACTGGCTTCGTCAAAGGCATTAAAATCGCTTAGGCGATGCGGTTTTTTAGCGAACCACATCTATTTGAGCTGGCTGATACTTGCTGTGACAGGGACAAGCATCGCCATCTGCGAGATCGTTCCGAACACCGAGATAGCTGCGTTGATAGTGATCCCCAAGGGCCACTGAGGCAACGCTTTGCCGTTATACACCCGGAGAATGATGATGACAGCCATCATGGATGCAAAAGATACTAACCAACAGAAAAACTCCCATGCCCAGGTTCGTGTGGATAAACGTTTGAGTTTTCGAATCAATTTCTGGCGTTTTCTCTCAGGATTCATGCTCACCAACGCGTCTGTAGCACCATCTTGCTTATCACAATGCTGAGGACCCGTCTCTGTAGCTTCTGGTCTCATACACGGAGCTTTCGGTTCTACATGACTGCCACATTCGGCGGCTGGAGCTTCTATGGGTGAGGGCTCCGTGGTTTCATCATTTCGGGCTCCACCACTCTGTTGTAAGATTTGATAGTCGTTTGTATCCAATGTGCTAATCGAGATAGACTCTCTGTCCGGAGAAAGAGGGCTGCTTCTCTGCTGTCTATCAGAGGTATCTGGTTCGAGGCAAGCACTCGGGGGAGTTTCCTCCTGCGGGTCAACTTGCATGCTGCAGAATATTATCCAGCATGAGAAATGTATCAATGAATGGCGACTTCTTGTTTTGCGGTCCTCAAAATATTAGGTGAAATGGTAGCAGCTTGGGTCCCTCGTGGTCGCGATCAGGCTGAGAATATGAACACTTAGAAGCACACAGCCTTGCGCTCAGTGGTTAAATTGATACGGCTCTGGAGCTGCTCTCTCGTTGGCTCGCTTGAAGTCATGATTGGTGGAGAGATGGCGGATGGGCCGTTATTGGTCCtttatactccgtattgaAAAGCTCATTGCTCTAATGCAAGACGACCAAAGGCGGGCGAGGGACGCGGTGCCCCGCAGTAATTCTTTAGATTAGGGAGTGTTCCAGATATAATATTTTCCGAGGAGTAGTTAACATAGTAATATTTTCCGAGGAGTAGTTAACATAGTGTAATCTGTATTACCCCGTCTGGAGCAGCAATCGTTGGGTTCCATAGTGGATCCTTCCGTCTTACTACCGAGCCGCCGCTAGGAATGATAAGGAGCTGCCGTATAATGATTCTTCTGAGATGGGTGTGACGGTTTACCATCCTTAATTCCCCAATTCCTCGGGGTAGCGGGGGGAGGCTGCTCCATCGATATGGCAAAAGAGCGAGCCTGTCCTGGATCCTCGACACGAAAAGACCGGGTTACGATTGGAAAAAAGGCTACTCAAAACAAGGGCCGAAGAGTCTTGCGATAAGGATCGTTAGGGTGTGAAAGCACATTTCGCTACCTTTTACAGAGGAGATAGAACCGTGATCATTCGTTACTCGATTTTCTTGATGTCTGTGCGATGTTCAGAGCTCAAGAAATCGAGCGACGAGACAAACAAAAGCCCAAGCCACTCTTGTGGCGGCGAGATGCCCCGGACATTTAACTACATAGTTAGTTATGGCTTTGTCCGTATCACATGATTTTGTTCGACTGCGCAGGCGCCTGGAGCCAATCTCGGTGTCAAGGACGTCAACTTTCTCCCTTTCTTCCTCGAAACCCAGCGTGAAGTCGTGTAGATGTTTTGTCCACGATGCCTGCAAAACTCAACCATTCCATTCTTTGTTTGCAACTCTCACCTCAGGCACACGCCTGGTGAAGGTCCACGCCATGAAATTCCCCGGCGCTTAGACGCCCATTCACAGCGGCTCCTTATTGATACCCAAATCGGGTATAGCTTGATATCAAGCCATCCCGATGGAACAGAACTGTGCAATGTCGTGGGAGGATCTATAAACGGGTGTCTTGAAAATGACGCCCGTCCCCGcgctcttctttcttttcacGATGCCCATGGATTTGCagctttctcttttcttcctcgaGCCATTTGTATCATTTCGCTGTGCGAAAGTGTCAAGCCTTGCGTGGATCGCGGGTGTATTGAAGTGACGTTCATTCATTCATTTCATTCGCTCGATATCCTGCTGAAAGATGGTTTCCTTGAGGCTGCTTAGCACGGTAGCCCCGTTGACGTTGTTGGTTATTCCTTATTCTATCTCGGTTTCTGCAATCGAAGACCCCACACCATTACAAACCTGCTTCGATTTTACGGGGAGACCGTTAACGAATAATACGCAATGTCCTGGTTCGAACGCTTGCTGTCACTATCTACACCAATGCACAGGCAATCGGCTTTGTACTCAGCCAAATTCTCCCGAATACGTTAACGCTTTGTGTGCGGTTAATCCGTGGCAGAACTGCTCGAATATATGTCAATATGGTAAGGTCTCTTGAATGATCTTTATAATACTCTGGCTGATAAGGATCTTGTCTAGGAGCGGATGGCGATGGCTACCTACCACGCGTAAGGAGATGCTTGAATGGCAGCTACTGCTGTGACTCGGACAAAAACTGCTGCGACAAGGGCAACGGCATCTTTCTAGACAGCGAAGGAAACATAGTTCAATCTTCCACCTCCCAACCCTCGTCGCCGACAAGTACTTTATTTTCACCATTATCCGACCTGCCTGCCTCAGCAGCCAGTGTTACTTCATTTCCATCAATTGCTCCCACAACTACTCCGACATCAGCCCCAAAATCCTCCACACTTCCCTTAGCTGTGAACATCGGCATAGGCGTTGCAGTTGGTTTTAGCGTCCTTTCGTGTGGGATTTTATTTGCTATATATCTTCAAAAGAGACAGAAGAATAAGACCAACCAGAATAACGAGTCCAAAGATCTGCCACCCGATGGGGAGGGTTGGCCAGTGAGCAATAGTCGGAGCATGTGGCCTCACGAAATGGCACATTCACCAATCCCTCATGAATTTGAAATGCCTAACGATTCGATACGTGTGGAACTGGCGGGCGATATGCCCCCGTACCCCGAAGTGTATGGTTCAGGGTTGAAATGCGATATAAAGAAGGGGCCTCCAACCATGATTTAATACATATATCCTGAGCGAGCTAATAGCTTgtattcttattcttataGTCTGATAATTTAGACAGTGTCAAGCGTTTGGCGAAGCATTTTGAATTGCTGGTTGTGATCTCTGGTTCAGcgcattttcttttgatgtCCCACTCCCAATGTGTCTCGCTATGTTCTTGTGCTAGCTTTTCCAGCATTATTGGATTTTACGGGAGTTTTGCTAATTGTTGCCATTGTAGATGACTGGGAGTATTTATTGTGATGTTCAGGTTTGCTTTTTAAGCTTGAAGCAAGGCGCATTTGAACTACAGTGAAGTATGACACGTGCGCTGCAATATCTAATACGCTTCCACCATAAATTTACATGAATATGATCATGGATGACGAGATAATCTTCATCAGCAACACCTCCGCTGATAAGCGTATATGGGAACTCATCCATAAGCTGATATCGAAACGGGTGTGGTGTTTGAAGGCCCATGCTTCATATTATGCAGAACAGTAATCTGTATTAATTGTGAGCATGGTGGCATCAAACGGCTGGATATCCcaacttttctttttttcccattCCTTTTTTTAATGCTACGTTTTACCCTTCCCTCCAGCGAGAGGTAACCTTACCAGATATGTACGCTTGCCAGACCGCTCAAAACTGAATCGGTTCCCTCCTGGTAACGATTCATCAGGCCGCTGTGACTCGGCGAAAATTGTGTTCAAATCCCATGCAAAGCAGAGAGTTTTTACACAAATTCATGACATTGGTGCGTGAACCCGTAATGGGCCCTCGTATTCAGAGTGGGCGCGCGTCGTCGGCGTGACTCACGGTTGCGTAAGTGCCGCAGAAACACGTGATATTCATTTGAAACCGATATAAAGGGCTCCAAAAAGCGGATGCGCCATTCAGTCAAAAGTTTTAGCGCCAGACCGCAAGAGAAGACCAGGAAATTTATATTCGGAGTATATACAAAAGGTACATATGCAtttacatacatacaaagctcagattagTGCTCAGAATATGCAGAGAGCCTTCATTAAAAGTACATAGAGAAACACTATCGAACCAACCATGATATCTCAAAACAGCGGCTTCCACGCACTTGTATTGGGAGCAACAGGCATATCAGGCTGGAGTCTCACTAGCCAGCTTCTCCATAATTATCCGCGGCCGGGAGTATGGAGCCGCATAACCGGCGTGACGCGAAAAGCTATGAGCGACGAGGAAATGTCGTATTGGCCGAAAGATGAAAGGTTCACGCTGGCCTCGGGGTTCGATTTGCACAATGATAATAAAGAGGTATTGAAGCGGAAGTTTGAGGCGAAGGTAAAGGATGTGGAAAGTGTGACACATGTTTATTACCTGGGTAGGTTTTGTTGGGAGCAGAGATGAGATTAGCAGTGGAGGGGGGGAAAATATCCGTCTGATGTTTTCCCACAGTACATGATTCTCCTGTCGACTTTAACAGCTCAGATCCTTTTGCTGTTACCCTCGGCGGGCTCAGCAGGACTCTTTCAGTCATCGAAAACTTAGCGCCGGGCTTAAAGTTTATTCACCTCCAATACGGCACGTTCATATATGGAGTATGCTTCACAGACGACTTTTACCACCCGGTTCCTTTATCTGAGGATCTACCGCCCATCAGGGAGCCATTGTGCAACATGCTTCACTATCAAGTCTGGACAGACTTCATGAGGGATTTCTCGAAAGGCAAGAGCTGGGGATGGTGTGAGACAAGGCCTGACGAAATAATTGGTCTGGTATGCCTCAGCCTTAATGAGAGACAGTTTCCTGATATCTCGCAGGCTTCGTTCCTCGAATGAATTCTTATAACGCCGCTCACCCCATCGCCGTCTATCTCTCACTATTTGCATATATAAACGGAGAAAGAGCAGAATGCCCGTTTCCTGGTAGCTTCGGCACATGGAAAGCGTTGTCTAACCAAGCAGGAGCTGAGATGATTGCGAAAGCAGCTATACACCTGTCGTTATTGGATGATCCGTCTGTCAATGGGCAAGGATATAATGTTGCTTCCTCAGCTACTCCCTCTAATTGGGAAGCAACTTGGCCAGCCATTTGTTCCTGGTTTGGCCTTGTGGGAAAGCCACCCGTTGACTGCGACAAGGACAAGACCAGATTATCAGGGCCGGATGAATATATCCGTGTGCACGAGAACGAATATAAGAGGATGTTGGACGAGTACGGTCTAAAGCATTGGCCGGCAGTTTCTCCAACGATGGATGGCTCGCCGAATTGGGGGTTGACCAAGCTAAGTTTTGACCGACAACTCAACCTTCAGAAGCTGAAAGCAACTGGATTTGCGGAAGACGAGAGACTAGAGGAGAGTTGGATCCGTGCCCTGGAGCTGATGAGAAAGGCGAAGGTGATTCCATGAGGGCTGCATCTTGTTGACTGATATATTTGCTGCTCATCGGGCTTGGCTTAGGCTCTGGCATCCTAGAGCcatcccctttttttttttttttttttttttttttttcttcccttaGAAGAACCTGGCTGCACGTTTGCTTGATTGAGGTTCACCTGTTTCAGACGTAGTTTCTGTCGAAGGCGTAGAGCTCATCGAATTATCATCCCTGAGAGACTTGTTTTTCGTTGGAGCTTGAGGCTCATCCTTTCTGGAGCCAGATTGTCGGGGTTCGTCCTCCTGTGCGATTTCCCGCAGAACTATGATATAGCTTAGTGCTTGCTTCGCGTCTACAAATTTGGAACAGACTCCATGCTTACCTTCTTCCCATTCCCTCTCAGCAGCCTCGTCTCCGGTCCCGAGAATTCTCCTGACATCAACATCCTCTCCTTTTTGTAGCTTCTCAATCACCTCCCTTAGCACTCGTATTCTTGCTTCTGTGCTCCGAATGTAATTCGCATGGTCGTTTTTAATTTGAACCATTCGAAGGGCCTGCGATCCCACAAGAATGAACATCACAATGAAGTAAGTTGCAGGATTCCATTCCTTCTCCGGGGAGTTCCGTTGTGACGCAGGCCAATCGCGACGAAGAAATTTTGGAATGACGGCTCGCCATATTGATGGCTCAGCGATTCGAGGAACGGTTGGCCGGGTGGAGAGGCATTGGAATCGGGAAGGTGGACATGTTAACTCCCTGTGAGATACCCCGAGGCCGAAATAGCCCCGCGATCTGGCGAGGATGAGTCTCGCTGACATTGCCTCGCTCCTCTCCCGAGTGTGCCTGTCTCCCTGTCTGCGAAATTCTTTTGCTGCACATTTTGACGACCGCCGTTCAGATCACGTGATGATTATGTAATCATATGTTGGCCCGGCAACAGGTGTTGGCCAACATCCCAGCAACGTGAGCGAACACCAGATCATCGAATATCGCTGTGGTGCCAGTGAAGAGAAAAGCCGTTCCCGCATTCATCAGTAAACAGACGCTTTTTACGGAGATGGCAAATCAAACATTGCACTCACTGGTTGATTCAGTGAAGAGCTCCGTCCTCAGCCCGTCAACCTGCACTAGCGACACCGTATTGTTGTTGCGCAAACTCCTCTCAGCCGTGGATGACGAACGCAAAATTGGGGAGCGCAAAAGTGCAAAGACTGTCAAGGGTGCCTCATCCTCTCGTCGCCAGCCAAGGACGGGTAATTCTAGAGCTACCACAAAAGTGGCCGTTTTTCAGAATAGAACCGAGTCTCCCATTCCTCTACTCTCGAAACAGAACAAAATAACCTTGGCCACGGAAATATTCAATGCTTCCTCAAGAACACTCTCCGAACATATTAAACTTCAATCCCCGCGACCATTTGATAATGCCCTAAAAAAGAATACGGTTACGAAAGACCCGGAATCACCGAAGAAACCGCTTCAGCCTACCTCCCCGAATCGAACAATCCGATCACCAACGAAAGCCAAAGGACTTTCGGAAAGGTTGAATGAGCGAAACACAGCAGCGAGCAATGTCACAGGGGTTGCAGAATCGGCGCTGTTGGCTTTATCTAGCCTTCGAGATCTAAAATGTAATGAAGATGGAACTCGAATTCTTAACGTCCAATTGGAACAAGGGCTTTGTATCTTGATCGGGAAGCTATTTGCCGTTGGGCTCAACAATATGGCAATTAGGGAGCTACGGCTATTGAAAGGCAGAATACGAGCATATTTCGACAGCGAAACTCCAAAAGGGAAACTTAGACGAACAGTCAATCCAGCCAAAGAAATCCAAAGCGAACGGGCAAGCGAAAAAATGGAGGACCTCGTTCTTGTTCCGAAAGTACCAGAAGATGGCGCTATGATTCAactttttgtttctcttcaaaatttAGCATTGAGAGCCGTCATCACTGAGGGTCAACCTGCCACAGCGCAGAAGATGATGAATCATTTGGTATTTTC
Encoded proteins:
- a CDS encoding uncharacterized protein (EggNog:ENOG410PRQC~COG:S~TransMembrane:1 (o75-93i)), which gives rise to MSARLILARSRGYFGLGVSHRELTCPPSRFQCLSTRPTVPRIAEPSIWRAVIPKFLRRDWPASQRNSPEKEWNPATYFIVMFILVGSQALRMVQIKNDHANYIRSTEARIRVLREVIEKLQKGEDVDVRRILGTGDEAAEREWEEVLREIAQEDEPRQSGSRKDEPQAPTKNKSLRDDNSMSSTPSTETTSETGEPQSSKRAARFF
- a CDS encoding uncharacterized protein (EggNog:ENOG410PITJ); this encodes MNSYNAAHPIAVYLSLFAYINGERAECPFPGSFGTWKALSNQAGAEMIAKAAIHLSLLDDPSVNGQGYNVASSATPSNWEATWPAICSWFGLVGKPPVDCDKDKTRLSGPDEYIRVHENEYKRMLDEYGLKHWPAVSPTMDGSPNWGLTKLSFDRQLNLQKLKATGFAEDERLEESWIRALELMRKAKVIP
- a CDS encoding uncharacterized protein (EggNog:ENOG410PITJ), which translates into the protein MISQNSGFHALVLGATGISGWSLTSQLLHNYPRPGVWSRITGVTRKAMSDEEMSYWPKDERFTLASGFDLHNDNKEVLKRKFEAKVKDVESVTHVYYLGRFCWEQR
- a CDS encoding uncharacterized protein (EggNog:ENOG410PR4M~COG:S~TransMembrane:2 (i130-154o166-189i)); the protein is MQVDPQEETPPSACLEPDTSDRQQRSSPLSPDRESISISTLDTNDYQILQQSGGARNDETTEPSPIEAPAAECGSHVEPKAPCMRPEATETGPQHCDKQDGATDALVSMNPERKRQKLIRKLKRLSTRTWAWEFFCWLVSFASMMAVIIILRVYNGKALPQWPLGITINAAISVFGTISQMAMLVPVTASISQLK
- a CDS encoding uncharacterized protein (SECRETED:SignalP(1-26)~EggNog:ENOG410PSUH~TransMembrane:1 (n6-18c26/27o190-215i)), which translates into the protein MVSLRLLSTVAPLTLLVIPYSISVSAIEDPTPLQTCFDFTGRPLTNNTQCPGSNACCHYLHQCTGNRLCTQPNSPEYVNALCAVNPWQNCSNICQYGADGDGYLPRVRRCLNGSYCCDSDKNCCDKGNGIFLDSEGNIVQSSTSQPSSPTSTLFSPLSDLPASAASVTSFPSIAPTTTPTSAPKSSTLPLAVNIGIGVAVGFSVLSCGILFAIYLQKRQKNKTNQNNESKDLPPDGEGWPVSNSRSMWPHEMAHSPIPHEFEMPNDSIRVELAGDMPPYPEVYGSGLKCDIKKGPPTMI